The Lysobacter enzymogenes genome window below encodes:
- a CDS encoding HAD family hydrolase, whose amino-acid sequence MSFPVRAITLDLDDTIWPIAPVMVRAEAVLDAWLRTHAPRTAALYPIDAVRALRDRIAGERPDLAHDYTTQRRLTLQQMLREGGDDLALAEPAFDAFFAARCEVEHYADSEAALARLAARVPLAALSNGNADLKRIGLMPLFRFQLGAREHGRAKPDASIFHAACARLEMDPAQVLHVGDDIELDVVGGRLAGLRTCWINREARQWPAHHPRPDLEFATLTDLADWLERSPYDRTPRTDTAAA is encoded by the coding sequence ATGAGCTTTCCCGTCCGCGCCATCACCCTGGACCTCGACGACACCATCTGGCCGATCGCGCCGGTGATGGTGCGCGCCGAGGCGGTCCTCGACGCCTGGCTGCGCACCCATGCGCCGCGCACCGCCGCGCTGTACCCGATCGACGCGGTGCGCGCGCTGCGCGACCGCATCGCCGGCGAGCGCCCGGACCTGGCCCACGACTACACCACCCAGCGCCGCCTGACCCTGCAGCAGATGCTGCGCGAAGGCGGCGACGACCTCGCCCTGGCCGAGCCGGCGTTCGACGCCTTCTTCGCCGCGCGCTGCGAAGTCGAGCATTACGCCGACAGCGAGGCCGCGCTGGCGCGGCTGGCCGCGCGGGTGCCGCTGGCGGCGCTGAGCAACGGCAACGCCGACCTCAAGCGGATCGGCCTGATGCCGCTGTTCCGCTTCCAGCTCGGCGCGCGCGAGCACGGCCGGGCCAAGCCCGACGCCAGCATCTTCCACGCCGCCTGCGCGCGCCTGGAGATGGATCCGGCGCAGGTGCTGCACGTCGGCGACGACATCGAACTCGACGTCGTCGGCGGCCGTCTGGCCGGGCTGCGCACCTGCTGGATCAACCGCGAAGCGCGCCAATGGCCGGCGCACCACCCGCGCCCGGACCTGGAATTCGCCACCCTCACCGATCTGGCCGACTGGCTGGAACGCAGCCCTTACGACCGCACGCCCCGCACGGACACCGCCGCCGCATGA
- a CDS encoding leucyl aminopeptidase family protein, giving the protein MTLPLGFTSSDAGALPLDLVGRADFAAWRDALPAPTAAWVQAQGFDGSPASATLLPGPDGQLMGAAIGVGDALDPYSYGHAPFALPARAWRTSERLEPGVRDALRLGWGLGAYRFDRYKAPPRAPAQLLVDGADDEVFAVLAASVRVRDLVNTPTEHMGPDELERIAREIAQRHGAKFEAIVGDELLAQNFPAIHAVGRASHRAPRLIALEWGDAAHPHVALVGKGVCFDTGGLDLKPADGMRWMKKDMGGAAHAIALAELIMARKLPLRITLLVPAVENAVGPDAFRPGEVIATRQGISVEIDNTDAEGRVILCDALTYAGERKPALLLDFATLTGAARIALGPDLPALYSNQDTLAQDWLDAGIVQRDPVWRMPLWRPYLRYLTSHIADLANGGPSKMAGSVTAALYLERFVPADQAWAHLDVYSWNDADRPGRPAGGEAQGLRAVYAMLKARAAG; this is encoded by the coding sequence ATGACTCTGCCCCTGGGTTTCACTTCTTCCGACGCCGGCGCGCTGCCGCTGGACCTCGTCGGTCGCGCCGACTTCGCCGCCTGGCGCGACGCGCTGCCCGCGCCGACCGCCGCCTGGGTGCAGGCGCAAGGCTTCGACGGCTCCCCCGCCAGCGCGACTCTCTTGCCCGGCCCCGACGGCCAGCTGATGGGCGCGGCGATCGGCGTCGGCGACGCGCTCGATCCGTATTCCTACGGCCACGCGCCGTTCGCCCTGCCGGCGCGCGCGTGGCGCACCAGCGAACGGCTCGAACCCGGCGTGCGCGATGCGCTGCGCCTGGGCTGGGGCCTGGGCGCGTACCGCTTCGACCGCTACAAGGCGCCGCCGCGCGCGCCGGCGCAGCTGCTGGTCGACGGCGCCGACGACGAAGTCTTCGCCGTGCTCGCCGCCAGCGTGCGCGTGCGCGATCTGGTCAACACGCCGACCGAGCACATGGGCCCGGACGAACTCGAACGGATCGCGCGCGAGATCGCCCAGCGCCACGGCGCCAAGTTCGAAGCCATCGTCGGCGACGAACTGCTGGCGCAGAACTTCCCCGCCATCCACGCCGTCGGCCGCGCCTCGCACCGCGCGCCGCGGCTGATCGCGCTGGAATGGGGCGACGCCGCGCATCCGCACGTGGCCCTGGTCGGCAAGGGCGTGTGCTTCGACACCGGCGGCCTCGACCTCAAGCCGGCCGACGGCATGCGCTGGATGAAGAAGGACATGGGCGGCGCGGCGCACGCGATCGCGCTGGCCGAACTGATCATGGCGCGCAAGCTGCCGCTGCGGATCACCCTGCTGGTGCCGGCGGTGGAAAACGCGGTCGGCCCGGACGCGTTCCGCCCGGGCGAGGTCATCGCCACCCGCCAGGGCATCAGCGTGGAGATCGACAACACCGACGCCGAGGGCCGGGTGATCCTGTGCGACGCGCTGACCTACGCCGGCGAGCGCAAGCCGGCGCTGCTGCTCGACTTCGCCACCCTGACCGGCGCGGCGCGCATCGCGCTGGGCCCGGATCTGCCGGCGCTGTACTCGAATCAGGACACGCTGGCGCAGGACTGGCTCGACGCCGGCATCGTCCAGCGCGACCCGGTCTGGCGCATGCCGCTGTGGCGCCCGTACCTGCGCTACCTCACCAGCCACATCGCCGACCTCGCCAACGGCGGCCCGTCGAAGATGGCCGGCTCGGTCACCGCGGCGCTGTACCTGGAGCGCTTCGTTCCGGCCGATCAGGCCTGGGCGCACCTCGACGTCTACAGCTGGAACGACGCCGACCGCCCCGGCCGCCCGGCCGGCGGCGAGGCCCAGGGCTTGCGTGCGGTGTACGCGATGCTCAAGGCGCGCGCGGCCGGCTGA
- a CDS encoding nucleoside 2-deoxyribosyltransferase domain-containing protein — translation MANMDETARSDSGQAAAGPGRAGAQRIASNPAEAARPADSELVRSPQPVPADDRLKVFLAGSIDMGGSADWQAQFARELADEGVVLLNPRREDWNPAWKPVAEEPEFRRQVEWELAALQRADVIAMYLAPGSQAPVSLLELGLHAGSGKVLLACPDGFWRKGNVDIVAERYGIPHYDSLPALAQAVRARLAELRQARAR, via the coding sequence ATGGCGAACATGGACGAGACGGCGCGGAGCGATTCGGGACAGGCCGCTGCGGGCCCGGGCCGGGCCGGCGCGCAACGGATCGCCTCGAACCCGGCCGAGGCGGCGCGGCCGGCGGACTCGGAACTGGTGCGCTCGCCGCAGCCGGTGCCGGCCGACGACCGGCTCAAGGTGTTCCTGGCCGGCAGCATCGACATGGGCGGCAGCGCCGACTGGCAGGCGCAGTTCGCGCGCGAGCTGGCCGACGAGGGCGTGGTGCTGCTCAACCCGCGCCGCGAGGACTGGAACCCGGCGTGGAAGCCGGTCGCCGAGGAGCCCGAATTCCGCCGCCAGGTCGAGTGGGAACTCGCCGCCCTGCAACGCGCCGACGTGATCGCGATGTACCTGGCGCCGGGCTCGCAGGCGCCGGTCAGCCTGCTCGAACTGGGCCTGCACGCGGGCTCGGGCAAGGTCCTGCTGGCCTGCCCCGACGGCTTCTGGCGCAAGGGCAACGTCGACATCGTCGCCGAGCGCTACGGCATCCCGCACTACGACTCGCTGCCGGCGCTGGCGCAGGCGGTGCGCGCGCGGCTGGCGGAACTGCGGCAGGCGCGGGCGCGCTGA
- a CDS encoding DUF11 domain-containing protein — MNRSTQLGRKAGALLCAFALAFAGTVLASGATSQRVANATGGVQTNGSDGLRVTWGSNSQFQVRLGNADQVYNTGATPTNGTMFNSVYLRVERSNGVRVYNNANNAATAQFLQFTQVSQDPLSGDGSVATPFTTRTVLRPNNTNDSGITLTVIDSYIRPQAWFTRRLELSGMPATGATIKVYQNVDTYLQGDDNGPGFSRTTPGNTSGRPNLVGVAKGDVFEALWWEPSSGTPNWDRYFSGEYTFPQWQICNGTNTQNNCNASGGNLSNTINAASVDNGMAAQWNVPSGAATFAAEYRITFALSSVDLIKRFAPTTINAGGVSTLTFDLSNKSVNGANSVAFTDTLPANVVVAPTPNVRTSCPNGGALGTALNGMTVTATAGSGTISVAAASVNGATGNGTARTCQIAVDVTSNVVGVYHNTNASISNTANLVNLVGDEVLTVVRPQLTASKSVSGALAAGQNGIATDGYFNIGIQNSGSGATSGAITIADTLPAGFSLVSASSAQGPVSCGTLPATGTVTCTFTPTAPIAAGDSATVRLNVAIPATATGSPINHVALAGGGDPDPLPACPAAGNPQCAQTPAPIAVNVGLSLVKSELTPSTTYTPGRPTTYTLQACNPNGPAVANGATINDPLPAGTRLSASWQCTGTGGGTCPASGGAINDASVAIAGVVLPVGACINVQVPVLYNPSPTAY; from the coding sequence ATGAATCGCTCGACCCAACTCGGCCGCAAGGCCGGCGCGCTGCTGTGCGCGTTCGCGCTGGCGTTCGCCGGCACCGTCCTGGCCAGCGGCGCCACCAGCCAGCGCGTGGCCAACGCCACCGGCGGCGTGCAGACCAACGGCTCCGACGGCCTGCGCGTCACCTGGGGCAGCAACAGCCAGTTCCAGGTGCGGCTGGGCAACGCCGATCAGGTCTACAACACCGGCGCCACGCCGACCAACGGCACGATGTTCAACAGCGTCTACCTGCGGGTCGAGCGCAGCAACGGCGTGCGCGTCTACAACAACGCCAACAACGCCGCGACCGCGCAGTTCCTGCAGTTCACCCAGGTCTCGCAAGACCCGCTCAGCGGCGACGGCAGCGTGGCCACGCCGTTCACCACCCGCACGGTGCTGCGCCCGAACAACACCAACGACAGCGGCATCACCCTGACCGTCATCGACAGCTACATCCGGCCGCAGGCGTGGTTCACCCGCCGGCTCGAGCTGAGCGGGATGCCGGCCACCGGCGCGACGATCAAGGTCTACCAGAACGTCGACACCTATCTGCAAGGCGACGACAACGGCCCCGGCTTCAGCCGCACCACCCCCGGCAACACCAGCGGCCGGCCGAACCTGGTCGGCGTGGCCAAGGGCGACGTGTTCGAAGCGCTGTGGTGGGAGCCCTCGTCGGGCACGCCGAACTGGGACCGTTACTTCAGCGGCGAGTACACCTTCCCGCAGTGGCAGATCTGCAACGGCACCAACACCCAGAACAACTGCAACGCCAGCGGCGGCAACCTCAGCAACACCATCAACGCCGCCAGCGTCGACAACGGCATGGCCGCGCAGTGGAACGTGCCGTCCGGCGCGGCCACCTTCGCCGCCGAATACCGCATCACCTTCGCGCTGAGCTCGGTCGACCTGATCAAGCGCTTCGCGCCGACGACGATCAACGCCGGCGGCGTGTCCACGCTGACCTTCGACCTCAGCAACAAGAGCGTCAACGGCGCCAACAGCGTCGCCTTCACCGACACCCTGCCGGCCAACGTGGTGGTCGCGCCGACCCCCAACGTGCGCACCAGCTGCCCCAACGGCGGCGCGCTCGGCACCGCGCTGAACGGCATGACCGTGACCGCGACCGCCGGCAGCGGGACGATCTCGGTCGCCGCCGCCAGCGTCAACGGCGCGACCGGCAACGGCACCGCGCGCACCTGCCAGATCGCGGTCGACGTCACCTCCAACGTGGTCGGCGTCTACCACAACACCAATGCCAGCATCAGCAACACCGCCAACCTGGTGAACCTGGTCGGCGACGAAGTGCTGACCGTGGTGCGGCCGCAGCTGACCGCGAGCAAGTCGGTGTCCGGCGCGCTCGCCGCCGGCCAGAACGGCATCGCCACCGACGGCTACTTCAACATCGGCATCCAGAACAGCGGCAGCGGCGCGACCAGCGGCGCGATCACCATCGCCGACACCCTGCCCGCCGGCTTCAGCCTGGTGTCGGCGTCGAGCGCGCAGGGTCCGGTCAGCTGCGGCACGCTGCCGGCGACCGGCACGGTCACTTGCACCTTCACCCCGACCGCCCCGATCGCCGCCGGCGACAGCGCCACGGTGCGCCTCAACGTCGCCATCCCGGCCACCGCGACCGGTTCGCCGATCAACCACGTCGCCCTCGCCGGCGGCGGCGATCCGGATCCGCTGCCGGCCTGCCCGGCCGCCGGCAACCCGCAGTGCGCGCAGACGCCGGCGCCGATCGCGGTCAACGTCGGCCTGAGCCTGGTCAAGAGCGAACTGACGCCGTCGACCACCTACACCCCGGGCCGCCCGACCACCTACACCCTGCAGGCCTGCAACCCGAACGGGCCGGCGGTGGCCAACGGCGCCACCATCAACGACCCGCTGCCGGCCGGCACCCGCCTGTCGGCGAGCTGGCAGTGCACCGGCACCGGCGGCGGCACCTGCCCGGCCAGCGGCGGCGCGATCAACGACGCCAGCGTCGCCATCGCCGGCGTGGTGCTGCCGGTCGGCGCCTGCATCAACGTGCAGGTGCCGGTGCTCTACAACCCGAGCCCGACGGCTTACTGA
- a CDS encoding efflux RND transporter periplasmic adaptor subunit, whose amino-acid sequence MSASADLLKELRIDRNRPPAPSGPGRGLIVGAAVLLAVLAAGGWYLFGRSAGAQVRTASVTAIGAGNGGAGASVLDATGYIVARRIATVSAKITGKVREVMIEEGQRVEQGQIMATLDPIDANAQRELSAGQLAAAQSEVARVQASLKEAEANAARLSSLTKQQLVSRSQFDQAVAQRDSLRAQLLTAQRNVKVSGDSLRISDIGVDNTIVRAPFSGVVTAKAAQPGEIVSPLSAGGGFTRTGIGTIVDMDSLEIEVDVGESFIGRVKPKMPVEATLNAYPDWKIPAEVIAIIPTADRGKATVKVRIAIKSRDARIVPDMGVRVSFLEQAAAKPAGAAPAKPSAMLPNAALAQRDGKDVAFVVEDGKVRRADLTLGRKLGDDREVTAGLSGGENVVLDPPDSLQDGAKVRVENAGADSSD is encoded by the coding sequence ATGAGCGCATCCGCCGATCTGTTGAAGGAACTCCGCATCGACCGCAACCGCCCGCCGGCGCCCTCGGGCCCGGGCCGCGGCCTGATCGTGGGCGCGGCGGTGCTGCTGGCGGTGCTGGCGGCGGGCGGCTGGTACCTGTTCGGCCGCAGCGCCGGCGCCCAGGTGCGCACCGCCAGCGTCACTGCGATCGGCGCCGGCAACGGCGGCGCCGGCGCCTCGGTGCTCGACGCCACCGGCTACATCGTCGCCCGCCGCATCGCCACGGTGTCGGCCAAGATCACCGGCAAGGTGCGCGAGGTGATGATCGAAGAAGGCCAGCGCGTCGAGCAGGGCCAGATCATGGCCACGCTCGATCCGATCGACGCCAACGCCCAGCGCGAACTCAGCGCCGGCCAGCTCGCCGCCGCGCAGAGCGAAGTCGCGCGGGTGCAGGCTTCGCTGAAGGAAGCCGAGGCCAATGCGGCGCGCTTGTCGTCGCTGACGAAGCAACAGTTGGTGTCGCGCTCGCAGTTCGACCAGGCCGTCGCCCAGCGCGACTCGCTGCGCGCACAGCTGCTGACCGCGCAGCGCAACGTCAAGGTGTCCGGCGACAGCCTGCGCATCTCCGACATCGGCGTCGACAACACCATCGTGCGCGCGCCGTTCTCCGGCGTGGTCACCGCCAAGGCCGCTCAGCCCGGCGAGATCGTCTCGCCGCTGTCGGCCGGCGGCGGCTTCACCCGCACCGGCATCGGCACCATCGTCGACATGGATTCGCTGGAAATCGAAGTCGACGTCGGCGAGTCCTTCATCGGCCGGGTCAAGCCGAAGATGCCGGTGGAGGCGACCCTCAACGCGTATCCGGACTGGAAGATTCCGGCCGAGGTCATCGCCATCATCCCGACCGCCGACCGCGGCAAGGCCACGGTCAAGGTGCGCATCGCGATCAAGAGCCGCGACGCGCGCATCGTCCCCGACATGGGCGTGCGGGTCAGCTTCCTCGAACAGGCCGCGGCCAAGCCCGCCGGCGCCGCGCCGGCCAAGCCCAGCGCGATGCTGCCGAACGCGGCGCTGGCCCAGCGCGACGGCAAGGACGTGGCGTTCGTGGTCGAGGACGGCAAGGTCCGCCGCGCCGACCTGACCCTGGGCCGCAAGCTCGGCGACGACCGCGAAGTGACCGCCGGCCTCAGCGGCGGCGAGAACGTGGTGCTCGACCCGCCGGATTCGCTGCAAGACGGCGCCAAGGTGCGTGTCGAAAACGCCGGCGCCGATTCGTCGGACTAA
- a CDS encoding ABC transporter ATP-binding protein produces MDTLVSINHLTKTYQRGPEKVEVLHGINLDIAKGDFVALMGPSGSGKSTLLNLIGGLDNPTSGEITIEGERIDRLSAGQLSQWRSRHVGFVFQFYNLMPALTAQRNVELPLLLSPLGGAQRKRNAEIALTLVGLQDRLSHRPNELSGGQQQRVAIARAIVSDPTLLICDEPTGDLDRQAAEEILNLLRLLNREHGKTIVMVTHDPKAAEYATHTLHLDKGTLVEQQPGAH; encoded by the coding sequence ATGGACACCCTGGTTTCGATCAACCACCTCACCAAAACCTATCAGCGCGGCCCGGAAAAGGTCGAAGTGCTGCACGGCATCAACCTGGACATCGCCAAGGGCGATTTCGTCGCGCTCATGGGCCCCTCGGGCTCGGGCAAGAGCACCCTGCTGAACCTGATCGGCGGCCTCGACAATCCCACCAGCGGCGAGATCACCATCGAAGGCGAGCGCATCGACCGCCTCAGCGCCGGCCAGCTGTCGCAGTGGCGCAGCCGCCACGTCGGCTTCGTGTTCCAGTTCTACAACCTGATGCCGGCGCTGACCGCGCAGCGCAACGTCGAACTGCCGCTGCTGCTGTCGCCGCTCGGCGGCGCCCAGCGCAAGCGAAACGCCGAAATCGCGCTGACCCTGGTCGGCCTGCAGGACCGCCTCAGCCACCGCCCGAACGAGCTCTCCGGCGGCCAGCAGCAGCGCGTGGCGATCGCGCGCGCGATCGTGTCCGACCCGACCCTGCTGATCTGCGACGAACCCACCGGCGACCTGGACCGCCAGGCGGCCGAGGAAATCCTCAACCTGCTGCGCCTGCTCAACCGCGAACACGGCAAGACCATCGTCATGGTCACCCACGACCCGAAGGCCGCCGAGTACGCCACCCACACCCTGCACCTCGACAAGGGCACCCTGGTCGAGCAGCAGCCCGGCGCGCACTGA
- a CDS encoding ABC transporter permease, with protein MKYFHLIWAELMRRKTRTTLTLLSIVAAFLLFGLLDGVRESFDQAGNSANGVKRLQTGSRLSFIQPLPMSLNDRIGQVPGVKQVSYANWFGGAYQDPHNQIFSFAVAPNYLDLYPEISVDPAQRKAFAATRTGVLVGAQLMQRFGWKVGQKLPLQSTIFPNSDGTKNWSFDIVGVLSAADKKTGGWYDQMILMHWKYFDDSNPYNRGQVGWYVTEVSDVNQADRVAKAIDAISANSDHESKTQTEAASAANWMKQMADIGLIVGSIMGAVFFTLVLLTGNTMAQAVRERTSELAVLKTIGFPDRSVLMLVLAESVLLLLIGGVVGVALAGVLGPIVSAGSRGAINVPPIGASSWLLALGLMVAIGLVVGALPAIRAMRLNIVDALSGR; from the coding sequence ATGAAATATTTCCACCTCATCTGGGCGGAGCTGATGCGGCGCAAGACCCGCACCACCCTGACCCTGCTGTCGATCGTCGCCGCGTTCCTGCTGTTCGGCCTGCTCGACGGCGTGCGCGAAAGCTTCGACCAGGCCGGCAACAGCGCCAACGGGGTCAAGCGCCTGCAGACCGGTTCGCGCCTGTCCTTCATCCAGCCGCTGCCGATGTCGCTCAACGACCGCATCGGCCAGGTGCCCGGCGTGAAGCAGGTGTCGTACGCCAACTGGTTCGGCGGCGCCTACCAGGACCCGCACAACCAGATCTTCAGCTTCGCGGTCGCGCCGAACTACCTCGACCTGTATCCGGAAATCTCCGTCGACCCGGCCCAGCGCAAGGCCTTCGCCGCGACCCGCACCGGCGTGCTGGTCGGCGCGCAGCTGATGCAGCGCTTCGGCTGGAAGGTCGGGCAGAAGCTGCCGCTGCAATCGACGATCTTCCCCAACAGCGACGGCACCAAGAACTGGAGCTTCGACATCGTCGGCGTGCTCTCGGCCGCCGACAAGAAGACCGGCGGCTGGTACGACCAGATGATCCTGATGCACTGGAAGTACTTCGACGATTCCAATCCCTACAACCGCGGCCAGGTCGGCTGGTACGTCACCGAAGTCAGCGACGTGAACCAGGCCGACCGCGTGGCCAAGGCCATCGACGCGATCTCGGCCAACTCCGACCACGAGAGCAAGACCCAAACCGAAGCCGCCTCGGCCGCCAACTGGATGAAGCAGATGGCCGACATCGGCCTGATCGTCGGCTCGATCATGGGCGCGGTGTTCTTCACCCTGGTGCTGCTGACCGGCAACACCATGGCCCAGGCGGTGCGCGAACGCACCTCGGAACTGGCGGTGCTCAAGACGATCGGCTTCCCCGACCGCAGCGTGCTGATGCTGGTGCTGGCCGAATCGGTGTTGCTGCTGCTGATCGGCGGCGTCGTCGGCGTGGCCCTGGCCGGCGTGCTCGGCCCGATCGTCAGCGCCGGCAGCCGCGGCGCGATCAACGTGCCGCCGATCGGCGCCAGCAGCTGGCTGCTCGCGCTCGGGTTGATGGTCGCCATCGGCCTGGTGGTCGGCGCGCTGCCGGCGATCCGGGCGATGCGCCTCAACATCGTCGACGCCCTGTCCGGACGCTAA
- a CDS encoding ABC transporter permease, with amino-acid sequence MNKLLKLGRGLLIAIGLIAGLALWAMAPWPVLLALAAAMALWMALTRSGQQAASVAGVGISTLRQRLGSSSVVVIGIAGVVAVLVAMLSMAEGYRQTLARTGSDDSVIVLRGASAAEVMSTLDLASINVIEQAPGIARAPDGRPLASPETVVAANLPIKGGAPDQDGSVQLRGVGDRAWLVRPQVKIVQGRKFETGKREVVVGSGAQRQFAGLDVGKQIRLGSEQWTVVGVFKSGDAMDSEVWSDAEMVAATYRRGASRNAVVAKLTSAKQFKPFKAALAGDPRLQVDATTTADYFAKQSETMTTVIRVIGIVVGSIMAIGAVFGALNTMFATVATRAREIATLRAIGFRGLPVVVAVMLETMLLALVGGLIGGLLAWVIFNGYTASTIAGGVGQLTFDFRVTGALLWSGLKWALAIGFVGGLFPALRAATLPVTAALRAL; translated from the coding sequence ATGAACAAGCTCCTCAAACTGGGCCGCGGCCTCCTCATCGCGATCGGCCTGATCGCCGGCCTGGCGCTGTGGGCGATGGCGCCGTGGCCGGTGCTGCTGGCCCTGGCCGCGGCGATGGCGCTGTGGATGGCGCTGACCCGCAGCGGCCAGCAGGCCGCCTCGGTCGCCGGCGTCGGCATCAGCACGCTGCGGCAGCGGCTGGGTTCCTCGTCGGTGGTGGTGATCGGCATCGCCGGCGTGGTCGCGGTGCTGGTGGCGATGCTGTCGATGGCCGAAGGCTACCGCCAGACCCTCGCCCGCACCGGCAGCGACGACAGCGTGATCGTGCTGCGCGGCGCGTCGGCGGCGGAAGTGATGTCGACCCTCGACCTGGCCAGCATCAACGTGATCGAACAGGCGCCCGGCATCGCCCGCGCGCCCGACGGCCGGCCGCTGGCCTCGCCGGAAACGGTGGTCGCGGCGAACCTGCCGATCAAGGGCGGCGCGCCCGACCAGGACGGCAGCGTGCAGCTGCGCGGCGTCGGCGACCGCGCCTGGCTGGTGCGGCCGCAGGTCAAGATCGTGCAGGGCCGCAAGTTCGAGACCGGCAAGCGCGAAGTGGTGGTCGGCAGCGGCGCCCAGCGCCAGTTCGCCGGCCTCGACGTCGGCAAGCAGATCCGCCTGGGCAGCGAGCAGTGGACCGTGGTCGGCGTGTTCAAGTCCGGCGACGCGATGGACTCGGAAGTGTGGTCCGACGCCGAGATGGTCGCCGCGACCTACCGCCGCGGCGCCTCGCGCAACGCGGTGGTGGCCAAGCTGACCTCGGCCAAGCAGTTCAAGCCGTTCAAGGCCGCGCTGGCCGGCGACCCGCGCCTGCAGGTCGACGCGACCACCACCGCCGACTACTTCGCCAAGCAGTCCGAGACCATGACCACGGTGATCCGCGTGATCGGCATCGTGGTCGGCTCGATCATGGCGATCGGCGCGGTGTTCGGCGCGCTCAACACCATGTTCGCCACCGTCGCCACCCGCGCGCGCGAGATCGCGACCCTGCGCGCGATCGGCTTCCGCGGCCTGCCGGTGGTGGTCGCGGTGATGCTGGAAACCATGCTGCTGGCGCTGGTCGGCGGCCTGATCGGCGGCTTGCTGGCCTGGGTCATCTTCAACGGCTACACCGCATCGACCATCGCCGGCGGCGTCGGCCAGCTGACCTTCGACTTCCGCGTCACCGGCGCCTTGCTGTGGAGCGGCTTGAAGTGGGCGCTGGCGATCGGCTTCGTCGGCGGCCTGTTCCCGGCGCTGCGCGCGGCGACGCTGCCGGTGACTGCGGCGTTGCGGGCCTTGTAA
- the rarD gene encoding EamA family transporter RarD — protein sequence MNTGTDRRGLWIAVASFVLWGLMPLYWHLLNAVPSLMIVAHRIVWSTLLVTAWLSWKNGRHWFRDAMRDPRKAGMLAISGCLIAFNWGLYIWAVNAGHVIETSLGYFIGPLVSVMLGVLFLGERLRAVQWVSVALAFAGVVWLTLQYGRPPLIALGLAISFAVYGLVRKLVAVEAVTGLGVENVYLFPAALGLMVWGETQGMGGFFGQWGLGLDALLVIAGALTALPLIGFAYAVRRVSLTAIGLLQYVAPTLQFLIGWLVLREAFDAKRAVGFALIWVGLVVFASEGVLRSRRLAAASAA from the coding sequence ATGAATACCGGCACCGACCGCCGCGGCTTGTGGATCGCGGTCGCGTCCTTCGTGCTGTGGGGGCTGATGCCGCTGTACTGGCATCTGCTCAACGCGGTCCCGTCGCTGATGATCGTGGCCCACCGCATCGTCTGGAGCACCTTGCTGGTCACCGCGTGGCTGAGCTGGAAGAACGGGCGGCACTGGTTCCGCGACGCGATGCGCGACCCGCGCAAGGCCGGCATGCTGGCGATCAGCGGCTGCCTGATCGCGTTCAACTGGGGCCTGTACATCTGGGCGGTCAACGCCGGCCACGTGATCGAGACCAGCCTGGGCTATTTCATCGGCCCGCTGGTCAGCGTGATGCTCGGCGTGCTGTTCCTCGGCGAGCGCCTGCGCGCGGTGCAGTGGGTGTCGGTGGCGCTGGCCTTCGCCGGCGTGGTGTGGCTGACCTTGCAGTACGGCCGGCCGCCGCTGATCGCGCTGGGGCTGGCGATCTCGTTCGCGGTGTACGGCCTGGTGCGCAAGCTGGTCGCGGTGGAAGCGGTGACCGGCCTGGGGGTGGAGAACGTCTACCTGTTCCCGGCCGCGCTGGGGCTGATGGTCTGGGGCGAAACCCAGGGCATGGGCGGCTTCTTCGGCCAATGGGGCCTGGGCCTCGACGCCTTGCTGGTGATCGCCGGCGCGCTGACCGCGCTGCCGCTGATCGGCTTCGCCTACGCGGTGCGGCGGGTGTCGCTGACCGCGATCGGGCTGCTGCAGTACGTGGCGCCGACGCTGCAGTTCCTGATCGGCTGGCTGGTGCTGCGCGAGGCCTTCGACGCCAAGCGCGCGGTCGGCTTCGCGCTGATCTGGGTCGGGCTGGTCGTGTTCGCCAGCGAGGGCGTGTTGCGGTCGCGCAGGTTGGCGGCGGCGAGCGCGGCCTGA
- a CDS encoding GNAT family N-acetyltransferase, which produces MTQAAVPEQIGEILTLIREHGPNPWNYLPERELATHLAGIRRGRTQALVAQADGEIVAVVTFEPSDAFHRYQPSGREIAWQGHVGEAVVHRDHRAQGLGSRLLCEAVERMRAMGLREIYIERHEDNEGSAGMMRKAGFEVIDVYDDPRRRVVGSGRTSVSRFLARE; this is translated from the coding sequence GTGACGCAAGCCGCTGTACCCGAGCAGATCGGCGAGATCCTGACGCTGATCCGCGAACACGGGCCCAATCCCTGGAACTACCTGCCCGAGCGCGAGCTGGCGACGCATCTGGCGGGGATCCGCCGCGGCCGCACGCAGGCGCTGGTCGCGCAGGCCGACGGCGAAATCGTGGCGGTGGTCACGTTCGAGCCGAGCGACGCTTTCCACCGCTACCAGCCCAGCGGACGCGAGATCGCCTGGCAGGGCCACGTCGGCGAGGCCGTCGTGCATCGCGACCACCGCGCCCAGGGCCTGGGTTCGCGGCTGCTGTGCGAGGCGGTGGAACGGATGCGCGCGATGGGGCTGCGCGAGATCTACATCGAGCGCCACGAGGACAACGAAGGCTCGGCGGGGATGATGCGCAAGGCCGGCTTCGAGGTCATCGACGTGTACGACGACCCGCGCCGGCGCGTGGTCGGCAGCGGCCGCACCAGCGTGTCGCGCTTCCTCGCCCGGGAGTGA